One stretch of Streptomyces sp. A2-16 DNA includes these proteins:
- a CDS encoding ROK family transcriptional regulator, whose product MLSGTNLPRVGGYNQAVVLDAIRTTGQVSRVELAALTGLTNQTVSNVVRKLLDAGLVAESGQAPSSGGKRRTLLTLRADGACAVGVHLDPDAAVIVVVDLAGEVVGSRRLRLTDPGDPADVVDRVARITGRLLDRSAVDRTRLLGLGIAAPGPLDGTTGAVVSPPNFPGWGRVPLADMFAEATGLPVALDNDATAAAIGERWIGGADRAGSFLFLYLGTGVGAGIVLNNTVLHGDSGNAGEFGHMAVEPGDRVCHCGAMDCLGPYVSPAAIIDDLLRLHGPDAAERIGLTGTPDTVHHDWKALRRAARAGDPDACDVVRRAARRIGEAARGAASLLDVSRVVLGGEALRGIEPIIREEVEAAVNRTSVARTIRAVAVEQSVIGETVGAVGAASLVLHGNYAPGWRMLTDMTG is encoded by the coding sequence ATGCTCAGCGGGACCAACCTGCCGCGGGTCGGCGGCTACAACCAGGCCGTCGTCCTGGACGCCATCCGCACCACGGGACAGGTGAGCCGGGTGGAGCTGGCCGCCCTCACCGGCCTGACCAACCAGACCGTCTCCAACGTCGTCCGCAAGCTCCTCGACGCCGGACTCGTCGCCGAGTCCGGCCAGGCCCCCTCCAGCGGTGGCAAGCGCCGCACCCTGCTGACCCTGCGCGCCGACGGGGCCTGCGCGGTCGGCGTCCACCTCGACCCCGACGCCGCGGTGATCGTGGTGGTCGACCTGGCCGGCGAGGTCGTCGGCAGCCGCCGCCTCAGGCTCACCGACCCGGGCGACCCGGCCGACGTGGTGGACCGCGTCGCACGCATCACCGGCCGCCTCCTCGACCGCAGCGCCGTGGACCGCACCCGCCTGCTCGGCCTCGGAATCGCCGCGCCCGGCCCTCTCGACGGCACCACCGGCGCCGTGGTCTCGCCGCCCAACTTCCCCGGCTGGGGCCGCGTCCCGCTCGCCGACATGTTCGCCGAGGCCACCGGACTGCCCGTCGCCCTCGACAACGACGCCACCGCCGCCGCCATCGGCGAGCGCTGGATCGGCGGCGCGGACCGGGCCGGCAGCTTCCTGTTCCTCTACCTCGGCACCGGCGTGGGCGCCGGCATCGTCCTCAACAACACGGTCCTGCACGGCGATTCGGGCAACGCCGGCGAATTCGGCCACATGGCCGTGGAACCGGGCGACCGAGTCTGCCACTGCGGCGCGATGGACTGCCTCGGCCCGTATGTCAGCCCGGCCGCGATCATCGACGACCTGCTGCGCCTGCACGGTCCGGACGCCGCCGAGCGCATCGGCCTCACCGGCACGCCCGACACCGTGCACCACGACTGGAAGGCCCTGCGGCGAGCGGCCCGCGCGGGCGACCCCGACGCCTGTGACGTCGTACGGCGTGCCGCGCGGCGCATCGGCGAGGCCGCGCGCGGCGCCGCCAGCCTCCTCGACGTCAGCCGGGTCGTCCTCGGCGGCGAGGCGCTGCGCGGCATCGAGCCGATCATCCGCGAGGAGGTCGAGGCCGCCGTCAACCGCACGTCCGTCGCCCGTACGATCCGGGCGGTCGCCGTGGAGCAGAGCGTGATCGGCGAGACGGTGGGCGCGGTGGGGGCGGCCTCGCTGGTGCTGCACGGCAACTATGCGCCCGGGTGGCGGATGCTGACGGACATGACGGGCTGA
- a CDS encoding extracellular solute-binding protein, whose protein sequence is MRSRIVTAAAFTAATALAVTGCGSGSSGSSAKSVKVVYWQNLDSTNKLQATFLASMVKEFTKANPGTKVTLVPVVASENDYYTKLQLMMRSPATAPDLVYEDTALINSDIAGGYLKPLDAYTAKWADWSQYAKAAKGAVTGASDGKVYAVPDDTDTRGIWYNKQLLQKAGIPVPWQPRTWADVIAAAKKIKAKLPGVTPLNLYTGQAGGEASSMQGFEMLLYGTPAGDKSLYDASQKKWVVGGQGFKDALDFVHTVYGQGLGPAKEQALGANFGTTVGTELIPEGKLAIDIDGSWMPNNWSSAAAKPWTEWQSVMGTAAMPTQNGQAPGRTSMSGGWAWSIPAKAKNPDLAWKFLSTTLQTKTNAAKWNATNANIAVRTDVASDPTYLNSVPTNKFFTELVADTHYRPGLPAYNQVSTAIQKAMESVTTGQASVDKAASEFDNDVKAAVGDDKTVEGTS, encoded by the coding sequence GTGCGCTCGAGAATCGTCACCGCCGCGGCCTTCACCGCCGCCACCGCCCTGGCCGTCACCGGCTGTGGTTCGGGCTCGTCAGGCAGCTCGGCCAAGTCCGTCAAGGTCGTCTACTGGCAGAACCTGGACAGCACCAACAAGCTCCAGGCCACCTTCCTCGCCTCGATGGTGAAGGAGTTCACCAAGGCCAACCCGGGCACCAAGGTGACCCTCGTCCCGGTCGTCGCGTCCGAGAACGACTACTACACCAAGCTCCAGCTCATGATGCGCTCCCCCGCGACCGCGCCCGACCTGGTCTACGAGGACACCGCGCTCATCAACTCCGACATCGCGGGCGGCTACCTCAAGCCGCTGGACGCCTACACCGCCAAGTGGGCCGACTGGTCGCAGTACGCCAAGGCGGCCAAGGGCGCGGTGACCGGCGCATCCGACGGCAAGGTCTACGCCGTACCGGACGACACCGACACCCGCGGGATCTGGTACAACAAGCAGCTCCTCCAGAAGGCCGGGATCCCGGTGCCCTGGCAGCCGAGGACATGGGCCGACGTCATCGCCGCCGCCAAGAAGATCAAGGCGAAGCTGCCCGGCGTGACCCCGCTGAACCTCTACACCGGGCAAGCGGGCGGCGAGGCGTCCTCCATGCAGGGCTTCGAGATGCTCCTGTACGGCACCCCGGCCGGCGACAAGTCGCTCTACGACGCCTCCCAGAAGAAGTGGGTCGTGGGCGGCCAGGGCTTCAAGGACGCGCTCGACTTCGTCCACACCGTGTACGGCCAGGGGCTCGGCCCCGCCAAGGAGCAGGCACTGGGCGCCAACTTCGGCACCACGGTGGGCACCGAGCTCATTCCCGAGGGCAAGCTGGCGATCGACATCGACGGCTCGTGGATGCCCAACAACTGGAGTTCGGCGGCGGCCAAGCCGTGGACCGAGTGGCAGTCGGTGATGGGCACCGCGGCGATGCCGACCCAGAACGGGCAGGCGCCGGGCCGCACCAGCATGTCGGGCGGCTGGGCCTGGTCGATCCCGGCCAAGGCCAAGAACCCCGACCTGGCCTGGAAGTTCCTGTCGACCACGCTCCAGACGAAGACCAACGCCGCGAAGTGGAACGCGACCAACGCGAACATCGCGGTGCGCACCGACGTCGCCTCGGACCCGACGTACCTGAACTCGGTGCCGACCAACAAGTTCTTCACCGAACTGGTCGCCGACACGCACTACCGTCCCGGGCTGCCCGCCTACAACCAGGTCTCGACCGCGATCCAGAAGGCGATGGAGTCCGTGACGACCGGTCAGGCCTCCGTCGACAAGGCCGCCTCGGAGTTCGATAACGATGTCAAGGCGGCGGTGGGCGACGACAAGACCGTGGAGGGCACTTCGTGA
- a CDS encoding sugar ABC transporter permease produces MLRGLPTVPAVVLLAVFLAGPIAYCVYYAFTDMQLTGASGTRFVGFDNFTRAFEDTDFLNAMWLTLVFVVGSAVVGQNTLGLALAVLVQKATAPVRALVNGVVIAAWVLPEVVAGYLMYAFFYNQGSLNSLLDALHLPDQNWLYTMPILAVCLANVWRGTAFSLMVFTAAINDVPQELVEAAEMDGAGPWQRLWRVVLPVIRPSILTNLMLITLQTLSVFGLIYTMTRGGPGNKSETLPIFMYQQAFQNSLIGYGTAIALVLLVVGALFSVVYIRLLKLEDD; encoded by the coding sequence CTGCTGCGCGGGCTGCCGACGGTCCCGGCCGTGGTCCTGCTGGCGGTGTTCCTGGCCGGTCCGATCGCGTACTGCGTGTATTACGCGTTCACCGACATGCAGCTCACCGGCGCCTCCGGCACCCGCTTCGTCGGTTTCGACAACTTCACGCGCGCCTTCGAGGACACCGACTTCCTCAACGCGATGTGGCTGACCCTGGTGTTCGTGGTCGGCTCCGCGGTGGTCGGCCAGAACACCCTCGGGCTCGCGCTGGCCGTCCTGGTCCAGAAGGCCACCGCGCCGGTACGGGCCCTGGTCAACGGCGTGGTGATCGCCGCGTGGGTGCTGCCCGAGGTGGTCGCCGGCTATCTGATGTACGCCTTCTTCTACAACCAGGGATCGCTCAACTCCCTGCTGGACGCGCTGCATCTGCCCGACCAGAACTGGCTGTACACGATGCCGATCCTCGCCGTGTGCCTGGCCAACGTGTGGCGCGGCACCGCCTTCTCCCTGATGGTCTTCACCGCGGCCATCAACGACGTGCCCCAGGAGCTGGTGGAGGCGGCCGAGATGGACGGAGCCGGCCCCTGGCAACGCCTGTGGCGGGTGGTCCTGCCGGTCATCAGGCCGTCGATCCTGACGAACCTGATGCTGATCACGCTCCAGACGCTCTCCGTGTTCGGTCTCATCTACACCATGACCCGCGGCGGACCGGGCAACAAGAGCGAGACCCTGCCGATCTTCATGTACCAACAAGCCTTCCAGAACAGCCTGATCGGCTACGGCACCGCCATCGCGCTCGTCCTGCTGGTGGTCGGCGCCCTGTTCTCCGTCGTGTACATCCGGCTGCTGAAACTGGAGGACGACTGA
- a CDS encoding carbohydrate ABC transporter permease → MAAVATTPPETVTKAPAAQGRPRGRRIRAGRVTVNLVLLAVSVLYVLPLLWMLLASVSDINSFRLQWPSSLTLDNFDAVLNVDTTYRPMLNSLLLCGFGTAITVVASVLCAYPLSRYRSRVRRPFLYTILFSTGLPITAVMIPVYSMFVQVNLIDSMPGTTLFLAASALPFGIWLMKNFMDGVPIVLEEAARIDGANTMQVLWRVVLPLMRPGVVVVTIFTFIGMWGNFFVPFILLLSPEKLPASVSVFTFLSAHDQTQYGQLSAFSLLYSLPVVMLYLLLARKLGGGFALGGALKG, encoded by the coding sequence ATGGCCGCCGTCGCCACGACTCCCCCCGAGACGGTCACCAAGGCCCCTGCGGCACAGGGCCGTCCGAGAGGGCGCCGGATCCGTGCGGGCCGGGTCACCGTCAACCTCGTCCTGCTCGCCGTGTCGGTGCTGTACGTCCTGCCTCTGCTGTGGATGCTCCTCGCCTCGGTGAGCGACATCAACTCCTTCCGGCTGCAGTGGCCCTCGTCGCTGACGCTCGACAACTTCGACGCGGTCCTGAACGTCGACACCACCTACCGGCCGATGCTCAACAGCCTGCTGCTGTGCGGCTTCGGCACCGCGATCACCGTGGTGGCATCGGTCCTGTGCGCCTACCCGCTCTCGCGCTACCGGTCCCGGGTACGGCGGCCGTTCCTCTACACGATCCTGTTCTCCACCGGGCTGCCCATCACCGCCGTCATGATCCCCGTGTACAGCATGTTCGTGCAGGTGAACCTGATCGACTCGATGCCGGGCACGACCCTGTTCCTGGCCGCGTCCGCGCTGCCGTTCGGGATCTGGCTGATGAAGAACTTCATGGACGGCGTCCCGATCGTCCTGGAGGAGGCCGCCCGCATCGACGGCGCGAACACCATGCAGGTGCTGTGGCGGGTGGTGCTGCCGCTGATGCGGCCGGGTGTCGTCGTGGTCACCATCTTCACGTTCATCGGCATGTGGGGGAACTTCTTCGTCCCCTTCATCCTGCTGCTGTCCCCGGAGAAACTGCCCGCGTCCGTCAGCGTGTTCACCTTCCTCAGCGCCCACGACCAGACCCAGTACGGGCAGTTGTCGGCGTTCTCGCTGCTCTACTCGCTGCCGGTCGTGATGCTCTACCTGCTGCTGGCCCGCAAGCTCGGCGGCGGCTTCGCGCTCGGCGGCGCACTCAAGGGCTGA